In Camelus bactrianus isolate YW-2024 breed Bactrian camel chromosome 18, ASM4877302v1, whole genome shotgun sequence, one DNA window encodes the following:
- the LOC123611967 gene encoding uncharacterized protein LOC123611967 isoform X1 — MPDFLLHSLLCPKVLSCLRTKRAACCRGRSSRSPRARSPGAEGTSPGTTAAALPGALENTSCVQRPQGIPRDLEALCQDRGQRPNTLSLLCPRLQYQSPADSATQTPDHALSSGGWKPTVKFPVGLFLVPQRPGRSSVPYGHSFQSKSDYGQPGGQALKPCGVRLSMCVPEGPQEPLEAVTSPSPWSSAPGKERFCCRSDPRGSTSQRPCRWRSGLRDSGRGPGSA; from the exons ATGCCTGACTTCTTACTGCACAGTCTCCTCTGCCCCAAGGTGCTGTCCTGTTTACGGACAAAGCGGGCTGCCTGCTGCCGTGGGAGAAGCAGCCGTTCACCGAGAG CACGCTCACCCGGCGCTGAAGGAACGTCCCCCGGCACCACTGCTGCTGCCCTGCCCGGAGCCTTGGAGAACACTTCCTGTGTGCAGAGGC CTCAGGGAATTCCAAGGGATCTGGAAGCTCTGTGTCAGGACCGGGGACAAAGACCAAACACCTTATCCTTGTTATGCCCCAGGCTGCAGTACCAGAGCCCTGCAGACTCGGCAACCCAGACGCCGGACCAtgctctcagttctggaggctggaagcccaccGTCAAGTTCCCGGTGGGGCTgtttctg GTACCCCAGCGGCCCGGCCGTAGCAGTGTGCCTTACGGACACAGCTTCCAGAGCAAGTCAGATTACGGACAGCCCGGCGGCCAAGCCCTGAAACCCTGCGGTGTTCGTCTGTCGATGTGCGTCCCTGAGGGCCCTCAGGAGCCTCTGGAAGCTGTGACGAGTCCCAGCCCCTGGAGCTCAGCCCCAGGAAAGGAGAGGTTCTGCTGTAGGTCGGACCCACGTGGGAGCACGTCACAGCGACCCTGCCGCTGGCGGAGTGGCCTCCGTGATTCGGGAAGGGGTCCGGGGTCTGCATAG
- the LOC123611967 gene encoding uncharacterized protein LOC123611967 isoform X3: MEVLSCLRTKRAACCRGRSSRSPRARSPGAEGTSPGTTAAALPGALENTSCVQRPQGIPRDLEALCQDRGQRPNTLSLLCPRLQYQSPADSATQTPDHALSSGGWKPTVKFPVGLFLVPQRPGRSSVPYGHSFQSKSDYGQPGGQALKPCGVRLSMCVPEGPQEPLEAVTSPSPWSSAPGKERFCCRSDPRGSTSQRPCRWRSGLRDSGRGPGSA; this comes from the exons ATGGAG GTGCTGTCCTGTTTACGGACAAAGCGGGCTGCCTGCTGCCGTGGGAGAAGCAGCCGTTCACCGAGAG CACGCTCACCCGGCGCTGAAGGAACGTCCCCCGGCACCACTGCTGCTGCCCTGCCCGGAGCCTTGGAGAACACTTCCTGTGTGCAGAGGC CTCAGGGAATTCCAAGGGATCTGGAAGCTCTGTGTCAGGACCGGGGACAAAGACCAAACACCTTATCCTTGTTATGCCCCAGGCTGCAGTACCAGAGCCCTGCAGACTCGGCAACCCAGACGCCGGACCAtgctctcagttctggaggctggaagcccaccGTCAAGTTCCCGGTGGGGCTgtttctg GTACCCCAGCGGCCCGGCCGTAGCAGTGTGCCTTACGGACACAGCTTCCAGAGCAAGTCAGATTACGGACAGCCCGGCGGCCAAGCCCTGAAACCCTGCGGTGTTCGTCTGTCGATGTGCGTCCCTGAGGGCCCTCAGGAGCCTCTGGAAGCTGTGACGAGTCCCAGCCCCTGGAGCTCAGCCCCAGGAAAGGAGAGGTTCTGCTGTAGGTCGGACCCACGTGGGAGCACGTCACAGCGACCCTGCCGCTGGCGGAGTGGCCTCCGTGATTCGGGAAGGGGTCCGGGGTCTGCATAG
- the LOC123611967 gene encoding uncharacterized protein LOC123611967 isoform X4 — translation MLGSAVKNKVLSCLRTKRAACCRGRSSRSPRAQGIPRDLEALCQDRGQRPNTLSLLCPRLQYQSPADSATQTPDHALSSGGWKPTVKFPVGLFLVPQRPGRSSVPYGHSFQSKSDYGQPGGQALKPCGVRLSMCVPEGPQEPLEAVTSPSPWSSAPGKERFCCRSDPRGSTSQRPCRWRSGLRDSGRGPGSA, via the exons ATGTTGGGGAGTGCAGTGAAAAACAAG GTGCTGTCCTGTTTACGGACAAAGCGGGCTGCCTGCTGCCGTGGGAGAAGCAGCCGTTCACCGAGAG CTCAGGGAATTCCAAGGGATCTGGAAGCTCTGTGTCAGGACCGGGGACAAAGACCAAACACCTTATCCTTGTTATGCCCCAGGCTGCAGTACCAGAGCCCTGCAGACTCGGCAACCCAGACGCCGGACCAtgctctcagttctggaggctggaagcccaccGTCAAGTTCCCGGTGGGGCTgtttctg GTACCCCAGCGGCCCGGCCGTAGCAGTGTGCCTTACGGACACAGCTTCCAGAGCAAGTCAGATTACGGACAGCCCGGCGGCCAAGCCCTGAAACCCTGCGGTGTTCGTCTGTCGATGTGCGTCCCTGAGGGCCCTCAGGAGCCTCTGGAAGCTGTGACGAGTCCCAGCCCCTGGAGCTCAGCCCCAGGAAAGGAGAGGTTCTGCTGTAGGTCGGACCCACGTGGGAGCACGTCACAGCGACCCTGCCGCTGGCGGAGTGGCCTCCGTGATTCGGGAAGGGGTCCGGGGTCTGCATAG
- the LOC123611967 gene encoding uncharacterized protein LOC123611967 isoform X2 — translation MLGSAVKNKVLSCLRTKRAACCRGRSSRSPRARSPGAEGTSPGTTAAALPGALENTSCVQRPQGIPRDLEALCQDRGQRPNTLSLLCPRLQYQSPADSATQTPDHALSSGGWKPTVKFPVGLFLVPQRPGRSSVPYGHSFQSKSDYGQPGGQALKPCGVRLSMCVPEGPQEPLEAVTSPSPWSSAPGKERFCCRSDPRGSTSQRPCRWRSGLRDSGRGPGSA, via the exons ATGTTGGGGAGTGCAGTGAAAAACAAG GTGCTGTCCTGTTTACGGACAAAGCGGGCTGCCTGCTGCCGTGGGAGAAGCAGCCGTTCACCGAGAG CACGCTCACCCGGCGCTGAAGGAACGTCCCCCGGCACCACTGCTGCTGCCCTGCCCGGAGCCTTGGAGAACACTTCCTGTGTGCAGAGGC CTCAGGGAATTCCAAGGGATCTGGAAGCTCTGTGTCAGGACCGGGGACAAAGACCAAACACCTTATCCTTGTTATGCCCCAGGCTGCAGTACCAGAGCCCTGCAGACTCGGCAACCCAGACGCCGGACCAtgctctcagttctggaggctggaagcccaccGTCAAGTTCCCGGTGGGGCTgtttctg GTACCCCAGCGGCCCGGCCGTAGCAGTGTGCCTTACGGACACAGCTTCCAGAGCAAGTCAGATTACGGACAGCCCGGCGGCCAAGCCCTGAAACCCTGCGGTGTTCGTCTGTCGATGTGCGTCCCTGAGGGCCCTCAGGAGCCTCTGGAAGCTGTGACGAGTCCCAGCCCCTGGAGCTCAGCCCCAGGAAAGGAGAGGTTCTGCTGTAGGTCGGACCCACGTGGGAGCACGTCACAGCGACCCTGCCGCTGGCGGAGTGGCCTCCGTGATTCGGGAAGGGGTCCGGGGTCTGCATAG
- the LOC123611967 gene encoding uncharacterized protein LOC123611967 isoform X5 has translation MERKKQRKVQSLQSQGRPLCPCVRPAYSEGGELVTGAVLFTDKAGCLLPWEKQPFTERLQYQSPADSATQTPDHALSSGGWKPTVKFPVGLFLVPQRPGRSSVPYGHSFQSKSDYGQPGGQALKPCGVRLSMCVPEGPQEPLEAVTSPSPWSSAPGKERFCCRSDPRGSTSQRPCRWRSGLRDSGRGPGSA, from the exons atggaaaggaaaaaacagagaaaagtccAGAGTCTCCAAAGCCAGGGGAGACCCCTGTGCCCCTGCGTCCGTCCAGCCTACTCTGAGGGAGGGGAGCTTGTGACAG GTGCTGTCCTGTTTACGGACAAAGCGGGCTGCCTGCTGCCGTGGGAGAAGCAGCCGTTCACCGAGAG GCTGCAGTACCAGAGCCCTGCAGACTCGGCAACCCAGACGCCGGACCAtgctctcagttctggaggctggaagcccaccGTCAAGTTCCCGGTGGGGCTgtttctg GTACCCCAGCGGCCCGGCCGTAGCAGTGTGCCTTACGGACACAGCTTCCAGAGCAAGTCAGATTACGGACAGCCCGGCGGCCAAGCCCTGAAACCCTGCGGTGTTCGTCTGTCGATGTGCGTCCCTGAGGGCCCTCAGGAGCCTCTGGAAGCTGTGACGAGTCCCAGCCCCTGGAGCTCAGCCCCAGGAAAGGAGAGGTTCTGCTGTAGGTCGGACCCACGTGGGAGCACGTCACAGCGACCCTGCCGCTGGCGGAGTGGCCTCCGTGATTCGGGAAGGGGTCCGGGGTCTGCATAG
- the FOXL3 gene encoding forkhead box L3, with product MFDSSQYPYNCFNYDADDYPAGSSDEEQRLTRPAYSYIALIAMAIQQSPAGRVTLAGIYDFIMRKFPYYRANQRAWQNSIRHNLSLNSCFVKVPRTEGHAKGKGSYWTFAGGCESLLDLFENGNFRRRRRRRGPKREGPRGARVADAERPPRAPEPASASAQEPPVPGRAEHRDLRFSIDYILSAPDPVPGLKPPCAQESARPRPEAQQRHLHLWTV from the exons ATGTTTGACAGCTCGCAGTATCCCTACAATTGCTTCAATTACGACGCCGACGACTACCCGGCGGGCAGCTCCGACGAAGAGCAGCGGCTCACACGGCCCGCGTACAG CTACATCGCGCTGATCGCCATGGCCATTCAGCAGAGCCCGGCGGGCAGGGTGACCCTGGCCGGCATCTACGACTTCATCATGCGTAAGTTCCCCTATTACCGCGCCAACCAGCGCGCCTGGCAGAACTCCATCCGCCACAACCTGTCCCTCAACAGCTGCTTCGTCAAG GTGCCGCGGACAGAGGGCCACGCGAAGGGCAAAGGCAGCTACTGGACGTTCGCCGGCGGCTGCGAGTCGCTGCTGGACCTCTTCGAGAACGGCAACTTCCGGCGCCGGCGGCGGCGCCGCGGCCCCAAGCGCGAGGGGCCGAGAGGAGCTCGCGTGGCGGACGCCGAGAGGCCCCCGCGAGCCCCCGAGCCCGCCAGCGCCAGCGCGCAGGAGCCCCCGGTCCCCGGGAGGGCGGAGCACAGGGACCTCAGGTTCAGCATCGACTACATCCTCTCCGCCCCCGACCCCGTTCCTGGGCTCAAGCCGCCCTGCGCGCAGGAGAGCGCACGCCCCCGGCCGGAGGCCCAGCAGAGGCACCTCCACCTCTGGACAGTGTGA